In the Balaenoptera ricei isolate mBalRic1 chromosome 1, mBalRic1.hap2, whole genome shotgun sequence genome, GAGtggataataaataaaaaaagaaaaagatataaaatgttgGCTAGTGATAAGGGCTATGGAGAAAAAGGAtgtggggaggaggagctggTGAGTGCAGGGGGTGGGGCGGCTGGTGGTTGCACTGAGAAGGTGATTTTGAGTAAAGGTTCCCAGCAGGGGGTTAGGGAACCAGACAAGGGTGGAATCCAGGGAGAGGGAACCTGGAAGGACGAAGACCCTGAGGAGGCAGCAGCCCTGCTCATCCTTCATGGGCCAGCTCCAAAGTCACCTCCCGTGAGATGCCAACTCTCCCACCGCCCAGAACTGCCCTCCGCAGGGCTGGGTGCCTCTCACTGGGCATCTGTCCCTCCCAGGTTTGACGTCTCCGCTGTCTATCCCAACCAGAAGAAGTTCAGCACCTTCACGGAGGCCACGTACTCCAGGGTTTACTCTGTGGACGTGGTGAGTTTGCATAGCTTCCTGAGTCTCCCACGTGGTCTGGCCACTGCCCCTCCGAGTCCCCCACCGTGACAGATGAGCTGATCTGTGTAAGGGGCATGCCTCACACCCCTCCGTGCCCTCAGCCCACAGCTCAGAGCTTGACTCAGAGCTGGGGCCTCAATGTGTTTGATAAACGCAGGACTGTAGTGAAAACAGCATGGGTCGGATCCACAGAGACCTGGGTTCCACTTGCAGCTCTTGCACAGACTGGCTGCGGGCCCTCTCTGAAGTGTAAGGGGGCCAGTGACAGAGGATGTCATGGTTGCACCTTGAGGGCCAGGctcggggctgggggaggggcccccAGAGGGGTATTGCCTGTCCACTCCCAGGTCAGGGTGACAGCTTGGTGAGGACTTGCTCTGTGGGTGGACTGGTGGTGCAGCTGGCCTTGCTCTGACTGCGCTCTGACTCAGTCCCACACAGGACCTGGGACCTATGGCTGCAAGGAGACCTGCTTCAGCATCAAGAAGTTGAAGAAGGAGGTGGGCACAGGCTGGGCCAAGGCCCAGGAAGCCCCCCGGCTGACACAGCTGCCCTACTTCCAGTACTGGGCCATCATGAAAGAGAAGCGGCAGCCCCTGGGGCCCCACCCTGCCCTACCGCTGGTGCCACGTCCTCCTGCCCGGTCCTGCCTGCCCTCAGGGTGGCCTGCAGTGTCCTCCCAGGCCCAGGTAGAGCTCATCCTTTAAGGAACACATCCTCGCCTGGGCTCCTGCCCACGTGGACACTCCCAAGTGTAAAGTTTTCGCCTCTGCTCTCTTCTCTTGGGGCAGAAGGAAGAGCTGGGGCCTGGCTCCTACAACTCCAAAGACTTCTTAGAAGAGTTGCAGGAGAAACCGGGAAGCTCTGGGGAGGTTCGCTTCCGAGGACTCATTGGGGTAGGTGTTCTCATACACGGAGTGGGATCCCTCCTACCCTCTGCTCTGTCCGAAGAGCATGCAGCCTGGGTGGGGCTGGAAGCGCTCTTTCTCCTACCGTTCTTCTTCCCAGGCTTGGCCAAGCTCTCCTCTGGGACCCCACAGCCCCTCTGCTTTCCAGTGCCACAGCTTTCAGCCCACTGGCTGTCGTAGGCTTCTGTGTATCCCCCACCAGACCAGGAGCTCCCTGTCGGCAGGGATGGGTCTGGTTCATCTTTGAGTCCCTGGCACAGAGCCAGGCATACATTAGGTGCTCAACAAACTCCTCCATATCTATAGCCGTCCAGCCAGCCAGCAAATAATGGTTGAGCGCCCTCTAGTGCCACGTACTGTTCCAGGCCCTGGGGATCCCGCAGTGATgaagacaaggtccctgccctcgtggagctgtGGTCCTAGTGGTAGAAACAACGGTACAAAGAAGCAAATCACATATAATGAGGGCCATGAGGAAAAATGAGACAGGGAGAGATGGCGAATGATGAGGTGCCATTTATAGGGTAGTCAGGGAAGACCTCTGGGAGGAGGTGGCATTCGAGCAAAACCTGTGGTAGGTGAGCAATGGAGACTCACGGAATCTGTGAGTGAGGGTGGAGGAGGCAAGAGCAGAGGGGTGAGGACCAGGACATGAGGCCCTTCTGGCAAGGTGAGAGGGACTTGATTTGATTCCTCGGGTTTGATTCCAGGTGCTGTGGGAGGACAGCGGAGGAGGGTTTTGATGGGGGGAGGGGTACTGAGTGACATGCTTGTGGGGGAGGGGGTCGGAGGCATCCAGATGGGAGGTGACTGTGGTGAGAGGTGGGGGTGGCAGGAGGGCTGCCGTGGCATCGGCGTGGGTCTGGATGAGTGGGGTTCAGGCTGCATAGGGTCGTGTGGGCAAAGGCAGGAGTCATGCCCGCACTGCCAgtgctgcccctcctcccctgccccccacgctCTCTGGGCTGGACACCCTTGCCCTCCTCACTCCTCAGAGTGAGGCAAAGCACTCGCCCTGTGCTttgctccttctcttccctctacCAGAAGTGCCATTCTGCCCCCAGCGGCCCCTTCACCTAAGGACCCCCTGCTCATCCCTCAGCTCTCAGCTCCGAGGTCTGACCTGACCCCATGAGGTGCCATCTCCCTTTCCCAGGAGCCCCGATTGTGGCTGTGGGTTCAGTGTCTCTCCCCCAGTGCACAGCAGCCCCCGAGGGTGGACCACATCTGCCCGGTTGGTTCGCTGCAGAATCCCCAGGTcctagcagtgcctggcacatagtaggcacgtGATAAGTCTTTGTGGACTAAGCCCATGCCTGCCTACTAAGTACTGGTTCTCCAAAACACTCTAATTTTTTATAACCACTCCAGACAAGGccctggaggctcagagaggataaACATCTTGCCCCAGTGGGCCAAATGGGCAAACCCCAAGCCAGGGCCTTTCCTCCACACCTCACCACTGTGAAACTTTCTATGGAGCCTGGGAATTACTCCTTGCCACGTTCAGGGGACGTGCACAGGCATCCTCAGGTGCAGAAGCTGTCACTGCactgtggggagaggggctgcctGGAGGCACTGAAAAATGAGTGATTACCTTCAAGTCTAAAGTAATAATAGCCGACACTTAATGCAGcacttgccatgtgccaggcactgttctaagcacttgagTGTACTAATTAAtgtaatcctcaccacaaccctgtgAAGCAGGCACTATCATCGCCACTTTACAGACAGAAAAcgagcacagagaggtcaagtgactgcccaaggtcacagagctactaAGCGGCAGAGGCAGGATTGAGTCCAAGGTGTCCACACGTAACCACTGCACTTGACCCGTAGGCTGGGCTCACTTGGATTGTTCCTTGACCATCTGTGGAGGACAGGATCTAATGGCAGAGCCCAGCCCCGCTGAAGGCAGAGGAGTTGGGGGAACAAATCAGATGCTGCCTGTTTCCTCCTGTGCCCGGTCCCCAGCGCTGGAGCATCTGCGAGGGTTGGCTGAGCAGGGTGAAGGTCCCACGGCCTGTCCCTCTGTTCCAgctgtctcttctcctctctggTCCCCACATCTGCTCCTGCAGTAACCTCGCTGGGCCCTGTGGGATTTCCCCGAGCCACTCTCCTGGGCTCAGGGCCTGGACAGAAAGTTCAAGGAGGTGGCACTGCCCCAGTGGGCAGAAGGCAGCCCCGGGAGAGCTCACATCCAAGGCCTGACTTTCTCAGCTGTCATCTTGCTCTGGGCTGGGGACCTGATGGCCTCCTCTGGCCTCTGGTCCCTCCAGTTGTCCCCCCAGTGCGGGTGGGACAGGCCTACAAATGCCACCTGTGCAGGGTGCTGACTTCTCCATGGGGGCCTCCCCAGTGCCAGTGCCAAAGCTGTGGGTGCCTGCTTTGGGTCCTGTGAATCCTTCCCCAGAGCGGATGGGCTGTTGAAGCACACCCCTGCAAAGCCAGTGCCTTCTCTGCTGGCACTGGGCTCTGCCTCCATCCTCCTCCTAGTACACTCTGCCCTCCCTTGGCTTTGGGGACACTGGGCTCTGTGTCCTTGGAGCTCCTCCGCCAGCCTCCCTCCATGGCTTCTctttcccaggccctgccctccccaccaccctctgTGGGGTGTTCTCTCTTGCGCAGCCAGGCTCCATGCACGTGGCTTCAGATCCCCACCCCGGGGTCCTCCAGGCCCCTCAAACTCTGCATGCCCCCCTCCTGCCATGTCAGCATCTCCCCCAGGCCTGCTCTTCCTGGGCAATGGCACCGCCCAGCGGCCAGAGCCAGAAACCCATGGGCACCTTGTTCCCCTGTAGTCACGGGGGTCTGTGCTTCTGTCTCCCATCCTCCTCCTTCCATCCCCTTGACCTCCGCCCAAGCCCAAGCCACACTCCCCCTGCCCAGGGGCGCCCCCATGACTGATTTCCTGGTCACCTACTATTGCACCAGTCGCCTTCCTAAGTGTCCTCATGCCTCAGAATCAAGTCTGGATGCCCCTCTTGGCCTTCAGGGCCTTCCCATTCTCTTCCCAGTATACCTTTCCCAACGGTCTCAAAGGTGCTCTTACGGCTCCCTCTACCTGGGACACCTGTCCCTCCCCTTCATCTTCTGGGAAGATGACTCTTTCTTCAAGGTCCacctaaaaaaaaatcttgtaagtGACAATTCCCACTTCCCCCAGAATTAATCACTCCTGCCTGGGTACCAGAAGCCCTGAAACATAACATTCTAGCTAAAGTCAGGGGTGTTCACATCAGCCCAGGTGTGTTACTGCACCTCTGAACCTGAAGGTTTGAAGGGAGAGATGAGGCTTTGCCGACAGAGTGCCAGCACTGGGCTCCTCCTGGTCTGTGAGCTCCGGGATGAGCAGCTCCCACCCCTTTGTTATAACCCTCACTTCTGAGGTCTCCCTAGACACCGTGGGGCTTATTTCTCTCCCGCCTCTGGTGCCTGCACAGTGCCTGGGAAACAGTAGAAGCTCAGAAAGATCATGCATGGATTTTGAAGTTAGAACCCTTGTGCTGCCCCTTTCTGGAGGTGGGACCTTGGACACAAGGTTcgcctctctgagactcagtttccccatctattgATTGCAGGTGGCACTGATTTGATCTCATCAGGATGTCTCTAGGACCAAGATATTAAGGCTAGTAAAGCAGCCAGCACATGATGTTGAGACCCACCTTCCTACTTTGGGGCTTTTCTCCTGAACGTACCTGGAAACCTTGGGCCCTGGAAGGAGGCAATGTGCATTCTGGTTCCTCTGAGGGCGAACGAATCTGATGCCTGCCACGGCCTGACTACCCACCCTCTCTGCCAGGCCTGGTTCTGGGCTGCTTCCAGGGAGGTTCCAGGGACTGGAGGTAGGCAGGGCTGAGCCATCTGTGGAGTGGCAGCGATCCCGTGTGGCTAAAAGGTGCAAAGCAGCAGAAAACATCCTGCCAGGTCTTGACCCAACGATggctacccacccacccacctataCTGCCGGGTGGCTCTTCTCATTCCACCTACAGAGGCCATATTTCCGACCCTGGCAGTCGAGGCTCCAGATGCTCATTCCAGCCACAGTTCTCAACCTCTCCTACCCCGCCCCACCAAGGCAGCCACCCCACCCTGACTTATTAGGTGTTGGCACCCACTATGGGCTGGGCGTGTGCAGGAGGCTTTATAG is a window encoding:
- the CIMAP2 gene encoding ciliary microtubule-associated protein 2, which gives rise to MATNWFAGAPFGVQSHRFDVSAVYPNQKKFSTFTEATYSRVYSVDVSHTGPGTYGCKETCFSIKKLKKEVGTGWAKAQEAPRLTQLPYFQYWAIMKEKRQPLGPHPALPLKEELGPGSYNSKDFLEELQEKPGSSGEVRFRGLIGDGTLMEEF